A genomic region of candidate division KSB1 bacterium contains the following coding sequences:
- a CDS encoding glycoside hydrolase family 43 protein, whose product MHYRAFYPGELWLDDRGFHINAHGGGILYHDGVYYWFGEHKIAGEAGNQAWVGVHCYSSTDLYNWRDEGIVLSVVKDDSTHDLAAGCILERPKVIYNAKTDKFVMWFHLELRDMGYKTARSGVAVAKQPTGPYVFIKSFRPNAGFWPKNVTESERLPNPRAAEYEYSGGSLPLPADELRLYARDFAGGQMARDQTLFVDDDGAAYHIYASEENSTLHISKLTDDYLSYSGEYVRVFVGRFTEAPAIFKYNGKYYFIGSACTGWEPNAARSAVAESIWGPWRELGNPCVGPGAELTFHAQSTFVLPVHGIAGAFIFMADRWNPKNAIDGRYIWLPIRFGKDDRIEIKWANQWSLDVFSEK is encoded by the coding sequence ATGCATTATCGTGCTTTTTATCCCGGCGAACTATGGCTTGACGACCGCGGCTTTCACATCAACGCGCACGGCGGCGGCATTCTGTACCACGACGGTGTCTATTATTGGTTCGGCGAACACAAGATCGCCGGCGAAGCGGGCAATCAAGCTTGGGTCGGTGTGCATTGTTATTCTTCCACGGATCTTTATAACTGGCGGGATGAAGGCATTGTCTTGTCGGTGGTCAAAGATGACTCGACGCACGATCTTGCTGCCGGTTGCATCCTGGAACGGCCGAAGGTGATTTATAACGCCAAAACCGACAAGTTCGTCATGTGGTTTCACCTCGAGCTCAGAGACATGGGCTATAAGACGGCGCGCAGCGGCGTGGCTGTGGCCAAACAACCGACCGGACCTTATGTATTCATCAAAAGCTTTCGTCCTAATGCCGGTTTTTGGCCTAAAAATGTCACAGAATCTGAACGACTGCCGAATCCGCGGGCGGCGGAATATGAATACAGCGGCGGCAGCCTGCCGCTCCCGGCCGACGAGCTGCGCCTCTACGCCCGCGATTTCGCCGGCGGCCAGATGGCGCGCGACCAGACGCTGTTTGTTGATGACGACGGTGCGGCTTATCATATCTACGCTTCCGAGGAAAACAGTACTCTGCACATTTCAAAACTGACGGACGATTATCTCTCCTATTCGGGAGAATATGTTAGGGTTTTCGTCGGCCGCTTTACAGAGGCGCCGGCGATTTTCAAGTACAACGGCAAGTACTATTTCATCGGTTCCGCCTGCACCGGTTGGGAACCCAACGCCGCGCGCTCGGCGGTTGCGGAATCGATTTGGGGACCCTGGCGGGAACTCGGCAATCCCTGTGTTGGTCCGGGCGCCGAATTGACTTTTCATGCGCAGAGCACCTTTGTTTTGCCGGTGCATGGGATAGCGGGAGCTTTTATATTTATGGCCGACCGCTGGAATCCGAAAAACGCGATCGACGGCCGCTATATTTGGTTGCCGATCCGCTTTGGCAAAGATGACCGCATCGAGATAAAATGGGCAAATCAATGGAGTTTGGACGTCTTTTCCGAAAAATAG